The following are from one region of the Klebsiella aerogenes genome:
- a CDS encoding flavin reductase family protein yields the protein MYFYQPAEGHGLPHDPLNAIVGPRPIGWIASLDAAGQRNLAPYSFFNCFNYRPPIIGFSSTGWKDSVQNIVETKEFVWNLATRPLAEAMNETSASLPRHEDEFLRAGLTAAPGRIVSAPRVAESPVNFECRLSQCIQLTSASGDAIDTWLVLGEVVAVHIDESLLENGIYQTAKAQPILRAGGPTAYYSIDESQRFDLTRPDAR from the coding sequence ATGTACTTCTACCAACCTGCAGAAGGCCACGGCCTGCCTCACGACCCGCTTAACGCCATCGTCGGGCCGCGCCCCATCGGCTGGATCGCCTCGCTGGATGCCGCAGGGCAACGCAATCTGGCGCCCTATAGCTTCTTTAACTGTTTTAACTATCGTCCACCCATTATCGGTTTTTCCAGCACCGGCTGGAAAGATAGCGTGCAGAATATTGTTGAAACCAAAGAGTTCGTCTGGAATCTGGCTACTCGTCCGTTGGCGGAAGCGATGAACGAGACCTCCGCCAGCCTCCCGCGCCATGAAGATGAATTCCTGCGCGCCGGGTTAACCGCTGCGCCAGGCCGGATCGTCAGCGCCCCAAGAGTGGCGGAGAGCCCGGTCAACTTCGAATGTCGCCTGTCGCAGTGTATCCAGCTCACCAGCGCCAGCGGCGATGCCATTGACACCTGGTTAGTGTTGGGTGAAGTGGTCGCCGTACATATTGATGAATCGCTACTGGAAAACGGCATCTACCAAACCGCCAAAGCCCAGCCGATTTTACGCGCCGGCGGGCCAACCGCTTACTACAGCATTGATGAAAGCCAGCGCTTCGATCTGACTCGCCCGGACGCACGCTAA
- a CDS encoding DUF1471 domain-containing protein — protein sequence MKTSLLSLVFIALAALSFHALADMPTNTPAATGPLRPSGSVSASGASTLDDLQAQLAEKAHQQGALAWRINAAGGGNKLMGSAILYK from the coding sequence ATGAAAACATCTCTGCTCTCGCTGGTCTTTATCGCACTTGCCGCCCTCTCCTTCCATGCCCTGGCCGACATGCCTACAAATACTCCCGCGGCAACAGGCCCGCTGCGCCCCTCAGGTTCCGTTTCGGCTTCCGGCGCCAGCACTCTGGATGATCTACAGGCTCAGCTGGCGGAAAAAGCCCACCAGCAGGGCGCCCTCGCCTGGCGAATTAACGCCGCTGGCGGCGGTAATAAATTGATGGGCAGCGCGATACTGTATAAGTAA
- a CDS encoding DksA/TraR family C4-type zinc finger protein, which yields MASGWANDGAVQDQIDSTVNDAVARARSELPSGESNKFCEECGEPIPEARRKAIAGVKYCVKCQQDKDLHNNTYSGYNRRGSKDSQLR from the coding sequence ATGGCGTCAGGTTGGGCAAACGATGGAGCTGTACAGGATCAAATCGACAGCACGGTAAACGATGCTGTCGCCCGTGCCCGTAGCGAGCTGCCAAGTGGTGAAAGCAACAAATTTTGTGAAGAATGCGGAGAGCCGATTCCCGAGGCACGGCGCAAGGCGATTGCCGGGGTCAAATACTGCGTGAAATGCCAACAGGATAAAGATTTACACAACAATACATATTCAGGATATAATCGCCGCGGTTCCAAAGATAGCCAGCTACGCTGA
- the ybiJ gene encoding DUF1471 family protein YbiJ — MKNIKYAAAAIALSALSFGAFAAQPVTPAQAESMNKIGVVSAEGATTLDGLEAKLAAKADAAGATGYSITSANTNNKVSGTAVIYK; from the coding sequence ATGAAAAACATTAAATATGCTGCCGCTGCAATCGCCCTTTCCGCTCTGTCCTTCGGCGCATTCGCCGCTCAGCCGGTAACTCCGGCACAGGCAGAAAGCATGAATAAAATCGGTGTCGTTTCCGCTGAAGGCGCAACGACTCTGGATGGTCTGGAAGCCAAACTGGCTGCTAAAGCAGATGCTGCTGGCGCAACTGGCTATAGCATCACCTCCGCTAACACCAACAACAAAGTTAGCGGTACCGCGGTTATCTATAAATAA
- the ybiB gene encoding DNA-binding protein YbiB yields the protein MDYTKIIKEVGRGKNHARDLDLATARALYTRMLNGEVDDLELGGILIALRIKGEGEAEMQGFYEAMQLQTIRLTPPAAKPMPIVIPSYNGARKQANLTPLLAVLLHKLGFPVVVHGVSHDPTRVLTETIFEMMEIPATAHAGQAQARLDGHEPVYIPVGALCPPLEKQLALRWRMGVRNSAHTLAKLATPFAEDAALRLSSVSHPEYVGKVAKFFTEIGGRALLMHGTEGEVYANPLRCPQINLIDAMGTRVLHERAEDNLQEKVTLPESKDPETTARWIERCVSGGEPIPQSLKIQLACCLTATGQTTSLANGLAQVAERW from the coding sequence ATGGATTACACCAAAATCATCAAAGAAGTCGGGCGAGGAAAAAATCATGCTCGCGATCTGGATTTAGCAACGGCCCGCGCGCTCTATACGCGGATGCTAAACGGCGAGGTGGACGATCTGGAATTGGGCGGGATCCTCATCGCGCTGCGTATTAAGGGCGAAGGCGAAGCCGAAATGCAGGGCTTCTATGAGGCGATGCAGCTGCAGACTATCCGTCTGACGCCGCCTGCGGCAAAACCAATGCCTATTGTGATCCCCAGCTATAACGGTGCGCGTAAGCAGGCCAACCTGACGCCGCTGCTGGCGGTTCTGCTGCATAAACTGGGTTTCCCGGTGGTGGTTCACGGGGTGAGTCATGATCCTACCCGCGTTCTGACGGAAACCATCTTTGAGATGATGGAGATCCCGGCCACGGCCCATGCCGGGCAGGCTCAGGCGCGCCTCGATGGCCATGAACCGGTGTATATTCCGGTCGGCGCGTTATGTCCGCCGTTGGAGAAACAGTTGGCGTTACGCTGGCGGATGGGCGTGCGCAATAGCGCGCATACCCTGGCCAAGCTGGCGACGCCGTTCGCCGAAGATGCCGCGCTGCGTCTGTCGAGCGTCTCACATCCGGAATATGTGGGTAAGGTCGCGAAGTTCTTTACTGAAATCGGCGGCCGGGCGCTGCTGATGCACGGCACCGAAGGCGAAGTCTATGCCAACCCGCTGCGTTGTCCGCAAATCAATCTGATCGATGCGATGGGGACGAGAGTGCTGCATGAACGAGCGGAAGATAATCTGCAGGAAAAGGTAACACTGCCGGAATCAAAAGATCCTGAAACCACCGCGCGTTGGATTGAACGTTGCGTGAGCGGCGGCGAGCCTATCCCGCAGTCGCTGAAAATCCAGTTGGCGTGCTGTCTGACGGCGACTGGCCAGACAACATCGCTTGCCAATGGTCTGGCGCAGGTTGCCGAACGCTGGTAA
- the dinG gene encoding ATP-dependent DNA helicase DinG has translation MALTAALKAQIAAWYKALQEQIPDFIPRAPQRQMIADVAKTLAGEEGRHLAIEAPTGVGKTLSYLIPGIAIAREEQKTLVVSTANVALQDQIYSKDLPLLRKIIPDLRFTAAFGRGRYVCPRNLAALASTEATQQDLLAFLDDDLTPKNQAEQKLCAALKTDLDGYKWDGLRDHTDKAIDDALWGRLSTDKASCLNRNCHYYRECPFFVARREIQEAEVVVANHALVMAAMESEAVLPEPKNLLLVLDEGHHLPDVARDALEMSAEITAPWYRLQLDLFSKLVATCMEQFRPKTTPPLANPERLNEHCEELYELIASLNNILNLYMPAAEEAEHRFPMGELPQELMDICQRLAKLTEMLRGLAELFLNDLSEKTGSHDVVRLHRVLLQMNRALGMFESQSKLWRLASLAQSSGAPVTKWATRDVRDGQMHIWFHCVGIRVSDQLERLLWRSVPHIVVTSATLRSLNSFSRLQEMSGLKEKAGDRFVALDSPFNHVEQGKIIIPQMRYEPLIDNEEQHIAEMAAFFREQVESKKHLGMLVLFASGRAMQRFLEHVTDLRLLLLVQGDQPRYRLVELHRKRVAGGERSVLVGLQSFAEGLDLKGELLSQVHIHKIAFPPIDSPVVITEGEWLKSLNRYPFEVQSLPSASFNLIQQVGRLIRSHQCWGEVIIYDKRLLTKNYGARLLKALPVFPIEQPGVPEVIVKSKAKPTRRRRR, from the coding sequence ATGGCTTTGACCGCTGCGCTAAAAGCGCAAATCGCCGCCTGGTATAAGGCGCTTCAGGAACAGATTCCGGACTTTATCCCCCGAGCCCCGCAGCGGCAGATGATTGCCGATGTCGCGAAAACGCTCGCCGGGGAGGAAGGGAGACATCTGGCTATCGAAGCGCCGACCGGCGTCGGTAAAACGCTGTCATACCTGATCCCCGGGATCGCCATTGCCCGTGAGGAACAAAAAACGCTGGTGGTCAGTACCGCCAACGTCGCTCTGCAGGATCAAATTTACAGTAAAGACTTACCGCTGCTGCGCAAGATTATTCCCGATCTGCGCTTTACCGCCGCCTTTGGCCGCGGGCGCTACGTTTGCCCACGCAATCTGGCGGCGCTGGCCAGCACCGAGGCGACGCAGCAGGACCTGCTGGCGTTCCTTGATGACGATCTGACGCCGAAAAACCAGGCTGAACAAAAGCTGTGCGCGGCGCTGAAAACCGATCTCGACGGTTATAAGTGGGACGGCCTGCGCGACCATACCGATAAGGCTATTGATGATGCGCTGTGGGGGCGTCTGAGCACCGATAAAGCCAGCTGCCTCAACCGTAACTGCCATTACTACCGCGAATGCCCGTTCTTTGTCGCGCGGCGGGAAATTCAGGAAGCGGAAGTGGTGGTGGCGAACCATGCGCTGGTGATGGCGGCGATGGAGAGCGAAGCGGTGTTGCCGGAACCGAAAAACCTGCTGCTGGTGCTTGACGAAGGCCACCATCTGCCGGACGTCGCCCGCGACGCCTTAGAGATGAGTGCTGAGATAACCGCGCCCTGGTACCGACTACAATTGGATCTGTTCAGCAAGCTGGTGGCGACCTGCATGGAGCAGTTCCGCCCGAAGACGACGCCGCCGCTGGCCAACCCCGAACGTCTCAATGAGCACTGTGAGGAACTGTATGAACTTATCGCCTCGCTGAACAATATTCTCAATCTGTATATGCCTGCGGCTGAGGAAGCGGAACATCGCTTTCCAATGGGCGAACTGCCGCAGGAGCTGATGGATATTTGCCAGCGGCTGGCCAAGCTCACCGAAATGCTGCGCGGGCTGGCGGAGCTGTTTCTTAACGATCTCAGCGAAAAGACTGGCAGCCATGATGTGGTGCGTCTGCACCGCGTGCTGTTGCAGATGAACCGGGCGCTCGGCATGTTTGAAAGCCAAAGCAAGCTGTGGCGGCTGGCGTCGCTGGCGCAATCCTCCGGCGCGCCGGTGACCAAATGGGCGACCCGCGACGTCCGCGACGGCCAAATGCATATCTGGTTTCACTGCGTCGGTATTCGCGTCAGCGACCAGCTCGAACGCCTGTTGTGGCGCAGCGTGCCGCATATTGTGGTGACCTCGGCGACCTTGCGTTCGCTAAATAGTTTCTCGCGTCTGCAGGAGATGAGCGGCCTGAAGGAGAAAGCGGGCGATCGCTTCGTGGCGCTGGATTCCCCGTTCAACCATGTCGAGCAAGGTAAAATTATTATTCCGCAGATGCGCTACGAGCCGCTGATCGACAACGAAGAGCAGCATATCGCCGAAATGGCGGCTTTTTTCCGCGAGCAGGTAGAGAGCAAAAAGCACCTCGGCATGCTGGTGCTGTTTGCCAGCGGGCGGGCGATGCAGCGCTTCCTGGAACATGTCACCGACCTACGCTTACTGCTGCTGGTCCAGGGCGACCAGCCGCGCTACCGGCTGGTGGAGCTACATCGCAAACGCGTGGCAGGCGGCGAGCGCAGCGTGCTGGTCGGCTTGCAGTCCTTTGCTGAAGGATTGGATTTGAAAGGCGAACTGCTAAGCCAGGTACATATCCATAAAATCGCCTTCCCGCCGATCGACAGCCCGGTGGTGATCACCGAGGGCGAATGGCTGAAAAGCCTGAACCGCTATCCTTTTGAGGTGCAAAGCCTGCCGAGCGCCTCTTTCAACCTGATTCAACAGGTTGGGCGCCTGATTCGTAGCCATCAGTGCTGGGGGGAAGTCATTATTTACGATAAACGGTTGCTGACTAAAAATTATGGCGCGCGCTTGTTAAAGGCGTTACCGGTATTTCCAATAGAGCAGCCGGGCGTTCCCGAGGTTATAGTAAAAAGCAAAGCAAAACCGACGCGTCGCCGACGCCGCTAA
- the rhlE gene encoding ATP-dependent RNA helicase RhlE produces MSFDSLGLNPDILRAVAEQGYVEPTPIQQQAIPAVLQGRDLMASAQTGTGKTAGFTLPLLQRLIQKEPHAKGRRPVRALILTPTRELAAQVGENVRDYSKYLNIRSLVVFGGVSINPQMMKLRGGVDILVATPGRLLDLEHQNAVSLDKVEVLILDEADRMLDMGFIHDIRRVLAKLPPRRQNLLFSATFSDEIKALAEKLLHNPLEVEVARRNTASEQITQHVHFVDKKRKRELLSQMIGEGNWQQVLVFTRTKHGANHLAEQLNKDGIRSAAIHGNKSQGARTRALADFKSGGIRVLVATDIAARGLDIEELPHVVNYELPNVPEDYVHRIGRTGRAAATGEALSLVCVDEHKLLRDIERLLKKEIPRIAIAGYEPDPSIKAEPIQNGRQQRGGGGGRGQGQGRSGQGRSQQTAPRRQDGEAAKARTQDGKPPRRRRPRKPAGE; encoded by the coding sequence ATGTCTTTTGATTCCCTTGGCCTGAATCCCGATATCCTGCGCGCCGTTGCCGAGCAGGGCTACGTTGAGCCGACCCCTATCCAGCAGCAGGCGATTCCGGCCGTACTGCAGGGTCGCGATCTGATGGCCAGCGCTCAGACCGGTACCGGTAAGACTGCCGGTTTTACGCTGCCGCTGCTGCAGCGTCTGATTCAGAAAGAGCCTCACGCGAAGGGCCGTCGCCCGGTTCGCGCCCTGATCCTGACGCCGACCCGTGAACTGGCGGCGCAGGTGGGCGAGAACGTTCGTGACTACAGTAAATACCTGAATATTCGCTCGCTGGTGGTTTTCGGCGGCGTGAGCATCAACCCGCAGATGATGAAACTGCGCGGCGGCGTCGATATCCTCGTCGCAACCCCTGGCCGTCTGCTGGACCTCGAACATCAGAACGCGGTCAGCCTGGATAAAGTTGAAGTGCTGATCCTGGACGAAGCCGACCGCATGCTGGACATGGGCTTTATCCATGATATTCGCCGCGTGCTGGCTAAGCTGCCGCCGCGTCGCCAGAACCTGCTGTTCTCTGCGACCTTCTCTGACGAGATTAAAGCGCTGGCGGAAAAGCTGCTGCACAACCCGCTGGAGGTCGAAGTGGCGCGCCGCAATACCGCTTCCGAGCAGATCACCCAACACGTCCACTTTGTGGATAAAAAACGCAAGCGCGAACTGCTGTCGCAGATGATCGGCGAAGGCAACTGGCAGCAGGTGTTGGTCTTTACCCGTACTAAGCACGGCGCGAACCACCTGGCGGAGCAACTGAATAAAGACGGTATCCGCAGCGCCGCTATTCACGGCAACAAGAGCCAGGGCGCACGTACTCGCGCGCTGGCTGACTTTAAATCCGGCGGTATTCGCGTTCTGGTGGCGACTGATATCGCCGCTCGCGGCCTCGATATTGAAGAACTGCCGCACGTGGTCAACTATGAGCTGCCGAACGTACCGGAAGATTATGTTCACCGCATCGGCCGTACCGGCCGCGCGGCGGCGACTGGCGAAGCGCTGTCGCTGGTCTGCGTCGATGAGCACAAGTTGTTGCGTGACATCGAGCGCCTGCTGAAAAAAGAGATCCCGCGCATTGCCATTGCCGGCTACGAGCCGGATCCGTCGATTAAAGCGGAGCCGATTCAAAACGGCCGTCAGCAGCGTGGCGGCGGCGGTGGCCGCGGTCAAGGGCAGGGCCGTAGTGGCCAGGGCCGTAGTCAGCAGACTGCACCGCGTCGCCAGGATGGCGAAGCGGCGAAAGCGCGCACTCAGGACGGCAAACCGCCGCGCCGTCGCCGTCCGCGTAAACCTGCCGGCGAATAA
- the cecR gene encoding transcriptional regulator CecR, translating to MNTSSVTSKGEQAKSQLIAAAIAQFGEYGLHATTRDIAAQAGQNIAAITYYFGSKDDLYLACAQWIADFIGENFRPHAEAAEALLAQAKPDKPALRDLILSACRNMILLLTQDDTVNLSKFISREQLSPTAAYQLIHQQVIAPLHCYLTRLIAAWTECDADDTQMILHTHALLGEVLAFRLGRETILLRTGWTQFDQPKTEQIFQVITCHIDFILQGLAQRSLGS from the coding sequence ATGAACACCTCCTCCGTCACCAGCAAAGGCGAACAGGCGAAAAGCCAGCTTATCGCCGCCGCCATCGCCCAGTTCGGCGAATACGGCCTGCACGCCACCACCCGCGATATCGCCGCCCAGGCCGGGCAAAATATCGCCGCCATCACCTATTACTTTGGTTCGAAAGACGATTTATATCTTGCCTGCGCCCAGTGGATCGCCGATTTTATCGGCGAGAATTTTCGCCCGCACGCCGAAGCGGCAGAAGCCCTACTGGCGCAAGCAAAACCGGACAAACCTGCCCTTCGCGACCTGATCCTGAGCGCCTGCCGCAATATGATCCTGCTGCTAACTCAGGATGACACGGTAAACCTCAGCAAATTTATCTCGCGCGAGCAGCTTTCGCCCACGGCGGCTTACCAGCTTATTCATCAACAGGTCATCGCTCCGCTACACTGCTATTTAACCCGGCTCATCGCCGCCTGGACCGAGTGCGACGCCGACGACACGCAGATGATTCTGCACACCCACGCCCTGCTGGGCGAGGTGCTGGCCTTCCGCCTTGGGCGAGAAACCATTTTACTGCGTACCGGCTGGACGCAGTTCGACCAACCAAAGACCGAACAAATTTTTCAGGTCATTACCTGTCATATCGATTTCATTCTGCAAGGGTTAGCGCAAAGGAGCCTGGGATCATGA
- the hlyD gene encoding secretion protein HlyD codes for MKKPVIVVLLVVILIALIGGGWWWYHSSQQKALTLYGNVDIRTVNMSFRVGGRLATLNVDEGDDIHRGQTLGELDRAPYENALQQAQANVSTAQAQYDLMMAGYRAEEIAQAAAAVNQAQAAYDYAQNFYQRQLGLRASSAISANDLENARSSRDQAQATLKSAQDKLRQYRAGNRPQEIAQAKASLEQAQAALAQAKLNLHDTVLTAPSDGTLMTRAVEPGTMLSAGGTVLTLSLTHPVWVRAYVDEKNLGQAQPGREVLLYTDSRPDKPYHGKIGFVSPSAEFTPKTVETPDLRTDLVYRLRIVVTDADGALRQGMPVTVSFSNGSGHD; via the coding sequence ATGAAAAAACCCGTCATCGTCGTTCTACTGGTCGTCATACTGATCGCCCTGATCGGCGGCGGCTGGTGGTGGTACCACAGTAGCCAGCAGAAGGCGCTGACGCTGTACGGCAACGTTGATATCCGCACCGTGAATATGAGCTTTCGCGTCGGCGGGCGGCTGGCGACATTGAACGTGGATGAAGGCGATGACATTCACCGTGGACAAACCCTTGGCGAGCTCGACCGGGCGCCGTATGAAAATGCGCTGCAGCAGGCACAGGCCAACGTCTCTACCGCCCAGGCGCAGTACGACTTGATGATGGCGGGTTACCGCGCCGAAGAAATTGCTCAGGCGGCCGCGGCGGTTAATCAAGCGCAGGCCGCCTACGACTATGCGCAGAATTTTTATCAACGCCAGCTCGGGCTGCGCGCCAGCAGCGCGATTTCCGCCAATGACCTCGAAAACGCCCGTTCTTCACGCGACCAGGCGCAAGCCACGTTAAAATCGGCGCAGGATAAACTGCGTCAGTATCGCGCCGGTAATCGTCCACAGGAGATAGCGCAGGCAAAAGCCAGCCTTGAGCAGGCGCAGGCGGCGCTGGCGCAGGCCAAACTGAATCTGCACGATACCGTGCTGACCGCACCTTCCGACGGCACGCTGATGACCCGCGCCGTGGAGCCCGGCACCATGCTGAGCGCCGGTGGTACCGTGCTCACGCTGTCGTTAACCCACCCGGTTTGGGTGCGCGCTTACGTTGACGAGAAAAACCTCGGCCAGGCGCAGCCGGGGCGCGAAGTATTGCTGTATACCGATAGCCGCCCGGATAAGCCCTATCACGGTAAAATCGGTTTTGTCTCGCCAAGCGCCGAATTCACGCCGAAAACCGTTGAGACACCGGATCTACGCACCGACCTTGTCTATCGTCTGCGCATCGTCGTGACCGACGCCGACGGCGCACTGCGTCAGGGAATGCCGGTCACCGTCTCTTTCAGCAACGGAAGCGGACATGACTGA
- a CDS encoding ATP-binding cassette domain-containing protein, with protein MTEDVITLNGLSRRFPGMERPAVAPLNCTIRPGYVTGLVGPDGAGKTTLMRMLAGLLKPDEGSASVIGFDPLKDDSALHAVLGYMPQKFGLYEDLTVMENLTLYADLRSVTGEARQKIFARLLEFTSLGPFTGRLAGKLSGGMKQKLGLACTLVGDPKVLLLDEPGVGVDPISRRELWQMVHELAGDGMLILWSTSYLDEAEQCRDVLLMNEGKLLYQGEPTALTQTMAGRSFLVSSSQENNRRLLQRALKLPYISDGVIQGKSVRLILKKEAHIDAVRQHSDMPPLQIAETAPRFEDAFIDLLGGAGTAESPLGAIIHHVDGSTDQTVIEAQSLTKKFGDFAATDHVDFQVKRGEIFGLLGPNGAGKSTTFKMMCGLLVPTSGKALVLGMDLKVSSGKARQHLGYMAQKFSLYGNLSVEQNLRFFSGVYGLRGQAQNEKIARMSDAFGLKSIARHAADELPLGYKQRLALACSLMHEPDILFLDEPTSGVDPLTRREFWLHINSMVDKGVTVMVTTHFMDEAEYCDRIGLVYHGKLIASGTPDALKAQAANDSQKDPTMEQAFITLINQWDKEHGHEQ; from the coding sequence ATGACTGAGGACGTGATTACACTAAACGGCCTGAGCCGCCGTTTTCCCGGCATGGAGAGGCCCGCGGTCGCGCCGCTGAACTGCACGATTCGCCCCGGCTATGTCACCGGGCTGGTCGGCCCTGACGGCGCGGGCAAAACGACGTTGATGCGGATGCTGGCCGGTTTACTCAAACCCGATGAGGGTAGCGCCAGCGTCATCGGCTTTGACCCGCTAAAGGACGACAGCGCGTTACACGCGGTGCTCGGCTATATGCCGCAAAAATTCGGCCTGTACGAAGATTTGACGGTGATGGAAAACCTGACGCTATATGCCGATTTGCGCAGTGTTACCGGCGAGGCGCGGCAGAAAATTTTCGCACGTCTGTTGGAATTCACCTCCCTGGGGCCATTCACCGGACGGCTGGCGGGTAAACTCTCCGGCGGTATGAAACAGAAGCTGGGGCTCGCCTGTACGCTGGTCGGCGACCCGAAAGTGCTATTGCTTGATGAACCCGGCGTCGGCGTTGACCCTATTTCACGCCGCGAGCTGTGGCAGATGGTGCATGAGTTGGCCGGCGACGGCATGCTGATCCTGTGGAGCACCTCTTATCTCGATGAAGCCGAACAGTGCCGCGACGTGCTGCTGATGAACGAAGGCAAATTGCTCTATCAGGGCGAGCCGACGGCGCTGACGCAAACCATGGCCGGGCGCAGCTTTCTGGTCTCCAGCTCACAGGAAAACAACCGCCGCTTGCTGCAACGGGCGCTAAAGCTACCGTACATTAGCGATGGCGTGATTCAGGGCAAATCGGTACGCCTGATCCTCAAAAAAGAAGCGCACATTGATGCCGTACGGCAGCATAGCGATATGCCGCCGTTGCAGATTGCCGAAACCGCGCCGCGCTTTGAAGATGCGTTTATCGACCTGTTAGGCGGCGCGGGAACCGCCGAATCGCCGCTGGGCGCGATTATCCATCACGTTGATGGCAGTACGGACCAAACGGTGATTGAGGCGCAGTCGCTGACCAAAAAATTCGGTGATTTCGCCGCTACCGATCACGTGGATTTCCAGGTTAAACGCGGCGAGATTTTCGGCCTGCTCGGCCCCAATGGCGCGGGCAAATCCACGACCTTCAAAATGATGTGCGGCCTGCTGGTACCGACCTCCGGCAAAGCGCTGGTATTAGGCATGGATCTCAAAGTCAGCTCTGGCAAAGCGCGTCAGCATCTGGGCTATATGGCGCAAAAGTTTTCGCTGTACGGCAACCTCAGCGTCGAGCAAAACCTGCGCTTTTTCTCCGGCGTCTACGGTCTGCGCGGCCAGGCGCAGAATGAAAAAATCGCGCGCATGAGCGACGCCTTCGGCCTGAAAAGTATTGCCCGTCACGCCGCCGACGAGCTACCGCTTGGCTACAAACAGCGGCTGGCGCTGGCCTGCTCGCTGATGCATGAGCCGGACATTTTGTTTCTCGATGAACCGACCTCCGGCGTCGATCCACTCACCCGCCGCGAGTTCTGGCTACATATCAACAGCATGGTCGATAAAGGGGTCACGGTGATGGTTACCACCCACTTTATGGATGAAGCGGAATACTGCGACCGCATCGGGCTGGTCTATCACGGCAAACTGATCGCCAGCGGTACGCCGGACGCACTGAAGGCGCAGGCGGCGAATGATAGCCAGAAGGATCCCACCATGGAACAGGCGTTCATTACCCTGATTAACCAGTGGGATAAGGAGCACGGTCATGAGCAATAG
- a CDS encoding ABC transporter permease, giving the protein MSNSILSWRRVRALCVKETRQIVRDPSSWLIAVVIPLLLLFIFGYGINLDSSKLRVGILLEQQSEEALDFVHTMTGSPYIDATVSDNRQQLIQMMQAGRIRAMVVIPVDFDRQMARPGADAPIQLITDGSEPNTANFAQGYVEGIWQIWQQQRAEDRGETFEPLIDVQMRYWFNPAAISQHFIIPGAITIIMTVVGAILTSLVVAREWERGTMEALLSTEITRAELLLCKLIPYYFLGMLAMLLCMLVSVFILGVPYRGSLLILFVITSLFLLSTLGMGLLISTITRNQFNAAQVALNAAFLPSIMLSGFIFQIDSMPAVIRAVTYVIPARYFVSTLQSLFLAGNIPMVLLVNVLFLIASAVMFIGLTWLKTKRRLD; this is encoded by the coding sequence ATGAGCAATAGCATCCTCTCCTGGCGACGGGTTCGCGCCCTGTGCGTGAAAGAAACCCGGCAGATCGTCCGCGATCCCAGCAGTTGGCTCATCGCGGTGGTGATCCCGCTGCTGTTGTTGTTTATCTTCGGTTACGGCATTAACCTCGACTCCAGCAAACTGCGGGTTGGCATACTGCTGGAGCAGCAGAGCGAAGAGGCGCTGGATTTCGTCCATACCATGACCGGCTCGCCCTATATTGACGCCACCGTCAGCGATAATCGCCAGCAGCTGATTCAGATGATGCAGGCCGGGCGTATCCGCGCCATGGTGGTGATCCCCGTGGATTTTGATCGCCAGATGGCGCGCCCCGGCGCCGACGCGCCAATCCAGCTGATTACCGACGGCAGCGAGCCTAATACCGCCAACTTCGCGCAGGGCTACGTAGAAGGGATCTGGCAAATCTGGCAGCAGCAGCGGGCGGAAGACCGCGGCGAAACCTTTGAGCCGCTTATCGACGTACAGATGCGCTACTGGTTTAACCCGGCGGCCATCAGCCAGCACTTTATCATCCCCGGCGCGATTACCATTATTATGACCGTCGTCGGCGCGATTCTGACCTCGCTGGTGGTGGCGCGCGAGTGGGAGCGCGGCACCATGGAAGCGCTGCTGTCGACCGAAATCACCCGCGCCGAACTGCTGCTGTGTAAGCTGATTCCCTACTACTTCCTCGGTATGCTGGCGATGCTGTTATGCATGCTGGTGTCGGTGTTTATTCTCGGCGTTCCCTACCGCGGTTCGCTACTAATTCTGTTTGTTATCACCAGCCTGTTTTTGCTCAGTACGTTGGGGATGGGGTTGCTGATCTCGACCATCACCCGCAACCAGTTTAACGCCGCGCAAGTAGCGCTCAATGCCGCCTTCCTGCCATCAATCATGCTATCCGGATTTATTTTCCAGATTGATAGTATGCCAGCAGTGATCCGCGCGGTGACCTATGTGATTCCGGCGCGTTATTTTGTCAGCACCCTGCAGAGTCTATTTCTGGCGGGCAATATTCCGATGGTGCTGCTGGTAAACGTGCTGTTTTTGATTGCCTCGGCGGTGATGTTCATCGGCCTGACGTGGCTGAAAACCAAACGGCGGCTGGATTAA